A section of the Leptidea sinapis chromosome 26, ilLepSina1.1, whole genome shotgun sequence genome encodes:
- the LOC126972443 gene encoding protein phosphatase 1 regulatory subunit 16A isoform X2 — MEHGDLVSEMAQVEHLTTQERLHLARRRRMQQLKLWQQREKEWARLKAKREKSNKRSIYFSDSVMLLEAAARNDIDEVRRLLARGVTPDATNEDGLTALHQCCIDNNEAMMRLLLDNGANVNAEDSEKWTPLHAAATCGNLNLVKILIQRGANLLAVNGDGNMPYDICEEERTLDAIESEMAARGVTQRLIDDTRAATEMQMLFDVAELVKEGMDLDEPRDNQGATLLHIASANGYLKVVEFLLEHRASSDVVDHDMWQPVHAAACWGHLEVLELLVQYGADLNVRNKHDETPADICEEGEMRSRILRLAAEQEEVRRRAASGAGDRLRTARRSSSSASTSRVRSVRRTSLREKQLAAKADARGEARLRETFDSAVDDDYQGLANGVENDQNASLSADISNTRLSISSTTSNQSFDSENVDYAVPKNSYQRQPHRTTDIDANDTFQQPKISNPLFGVNAASHYSPAPIQTIQEDNHYERNLPNGIRKAPEGQDNEAFKNEDTLDGRKELVIAPSQIIADGSTATYTTDNNGTLADLKKQRAQIRTNGSPPETVCNTNSHSLSSIPEGKERPAVSNMVPRFSGNTSDVVGDTKSRRCCVIM, encoded by the exons ACGGCGCATGCAACAGCTGAAACTATGGCAGCAGAGAGAGAAGGAGTGGGCTAGGCTCAAAGCAAAGAGAGAGAAGAGTAACAAGAGAAGTATATACTTCAGCGACAGTGTAATGCTGCTCGAAGCTGCTGCCAGAAATGACATTGACGAAG TGCGAAGGCTGCTAGCGCGCGGAGTGACTCCAGATGCAACCAACGAAGATGGCCTGACAGCTCTCCACCAATGCTGCATTGACAACAACGAGGCCATGATGCGTCTCCTGCTGGATAACGGTGCCAACGTGAACGCAGAAGACAGCGAGAAATGGACTCCGCTCCACGCAGCCGCAACTTGCGGGAACCTTAACCTGGTCAAGATACTTATCCAACGCGGCGCGAACCTGCTGGCTGTGAACGGTGATGGGAACATGCCGTATGATATCTGCGAGGAGGAACGCACCCTGGACGCTATAGAGAGCGAGATGGCCGCTAGGGGTGTCACGCAGAGGCTGATTGATGATACCAGGGCTGCTACGGAGATGCAAATGCTGTTTGATGTCGCTGAGCTGGTGAAGGAGGGAATGGATCTGGACGAGCCCAGGGATAACCAAGGAGCCACTCTG TTGCACATAGCCTCGGCGAATGGATACCTCAAGGTGGTGGAGTTCCTGCTGGAGCACAGAGCTTCCTCGGACGTGGTAGACCACGACATGTGGCAGCCAGTCCATGCAGCCGCCTGTTGGGGACAT TTAGAGGTGCTAGAACTGTTAGTGCAGTATGGCGCCGATCTCAACGTTCGAAACAAACACGACGAGACTCCAGCAG ATATTTGCGAGGAAGGTGAGATGCGCAGTCGCATCCTGAGGCTTGCTGCTGAGCAGGAAGAAGTTCGGCGGCGAGCTGCCAGCGGCGCTGGAGACAGGCTGCGGACTGCGAGGAGATCCTCGTCCTCCGCCTCCACCAGCAG GGTTAGATCGGTGCGACGGACGTCACTGCGAGAGAAGCAGTTGGCAGCTAAAGCGGACGCCAGGGGAGAGGCAAGACTTCGAGAGACCTTCGACTCTGCTGTCGATGATGACTACCAG GGCTTGGCCAACGGAGTGGAGAATGATCAGAATGCAAGCCTTTCCGCAGACATATCGAACACAAGATTGTCGATAAGCTCGACAACGTCCAACCAGAGCTTCGACTCGGAGAATGTCGACTACGCTGTCCCCAAAAACTCCTACCAGAGACAACCGCACCGAACAACGGACATAGATGCAAACGACACGTTCCAACAACCGAAAATCTCCAATCCCCTATTCGGCGTCAACGCCGCCTCACATTACTCCCCCGCACCGATCCAGACGATACAAGAAGACAATCATTACGAAAGAAATCTGCCGAACGGCATAAGGAAAGCGCCCGAAGGCCAAGACAACGAGGCGTTCAAAAACGAAGACACACTCGATGGTAGGAAAGAGCTTGTTATCGCGCCAAGTCAGATCATCGCCGATGGCAGTACAGCCACCTACACCACGGACAATAATG GAACTCTAGCCGATTTGAAGAAGCAGCGCGCTCAAATCAGAACCAACGGTAGTCCCCCGGAGACTGTTTGCAATACCAACAGTCACAGCCTGAGCTCCATCCCCGAAGGTAAGGAGAGACCAGCCGTGTCCAACATGGTGCCGAGGTTCTCCGGAAACACCAGCGATGTGGTGGGGGACACCAAGTCGCGCAGGTGCTGTGTTATTATGTAG
- the LOC126972443 gene encoding protein phosphatase 1 regulatory subunit 16A isoform X1, protein MEHGDLVSEMAQVEHLTTQERLHLARRRRMQQLKLWQQREKEWARLKAKREKSNKRSIYFSDSVMLLEAAARNDIDEVRRLLARGVTPDATNEDGLTALHQCCIDNNEAMMRLLLDNGANVNAEDSEKWTPLHAAATCGNLNLVKILIQRGANLLAVNGDGNMPYDICEEERTLDAIESEMAARGVTQRLIDDTRAATEMQMLFDVAELVKEGMDLDEPRDNQGATLLHIASANGYLKVVEFLLEHRASSDVVDHDMWQPVHAAACWGHLEVLELLVQYGADLNVRNKHDETPADICEEGEMRSRILRLAAEQEEVRRRAASGAGDRLRTARRSSSSASTSRVRSVRRTSLREKQLAAKADARGEARLRETFDSAVDDDYQGLANGVENDQNASLSADISNTRLSISSTTSNQSFDSENVDYAVPKNSYQRQPHRTTDIDANDTFQQPKISNPLFGVNAASHYSPAPIQTIQEDNHYERNLPNGIRKAPEGQDNEAFKNEDTLDGRKELVIAPSQIIADGSTATYTTDNNGKINVHVTVMINAGTLADLKKQRAQIRTNGSPPETVCNTNSHSLSSIPEGKERPAVSNMVPRFSGNTSDVVGDTKSRRCCVIM, encoded by the exons ACGGCGCATGCAACAGCTGAAACTATGGCAGCAGAGAGAGAAGGAGTGGGCTAGGCTCAAAGCAAAGAGAGAGAAGAGTAACAAGAGAAGTATATACTTCAGCGACAGTGTAATGCTGCTCGAAGCTGCTGCCAGAAATGACATTGACGAAG TGCGAAGGCTGCTAGCGCGCGGAGTGACTCCAGATGCAACCAACGAAGATGGCCTGACAGCTCTCCACCAATGCTGCATTGACAACAACGAGGCCATGATGCGTCTCCTGCTGGATAACGGTGCCAACGTGAACGCAGAAGACAGCGAGAAATGGACTCCGCTCCACGCAGCCGCAACTTGCGGGAACCTTAACCTGGTCAAGATACTTATCCAACGCGGCGCGAACCTGCTGGCTGTGAACGGTGATGGGAACATGCCGTATGATATCTGCGAGGAGGAACGCACCCTGGACGCTATAGAGAGCGAGATGGCCGCTAGGGGTGTCACGCAGAGGCTGATTGATGATACCAGGGCTGCTACGGAGATGCAAATGCTGTTTGATGTCGCTGAGCTGGTGAAGGAGGGAATGGATCTGGACGAGCCCAGGGATAACCAAGGAGCCACTCTG TTGCACATAGCCTCGGCGAATGGATACCTCAAGGTGGTGGAGTTCCTGCTGGAGCACAGAGCTTCCTCGGACGTGGTAGACCACGACATGTGGCAGCCAGTCCATGCAGCCGCCTGTTGGGGACAT TTAGAGGTGCTAGAACTGTTAGTGCAGTATGGCGCCGATCTCAACGTTCGAAACAAACACGACGAGACTCCAGCAG ATATTTGCGAGGAAGGTGAGATGCGCAGTCGCATCCTGAGGCTTGCTGCTGAGCAGGAAGAAGTTCGGCGGCGAGCTGCCAGCGGCGCTGGAGACAGGCTGCGGACTGCGAGGAGATCCTCGTCCTCCGCCTCCACCAGCAG GGTTAGATCGGTGCGACGGACGTCACTGCGAGAGAAGCAGTTGGCAGCTAAAGCGGACGCCAGGGGAGAGGCAAGACTTCGAGAGACCTTCGACTCTGCTGTCGATGATGACTACCAG GGCTTGGCCAACGGAGTGGAGAATGATCAGAATGCAAGCCTTTCCGCAGACATATCGAACACAAGATTGTCGATAAGCTCGACAACGTCCAACCAGAGCTTCGACTCGGAGAATGTCGACTACGCTGTCCCCAAAAACTCCTACCAGAGACAACCGCACCGAACAACGGACATAGATGCAAACGACACGTTCCAACAACCGAAAATCTCCAATCCCCTATTCGGCGTCAACGCCGCCTCACATTACTCCCCCGCACCGATCCAGACGATACAAGAAGACAATCATTACGAAAGAAATCTGCCGAACGGCATAAGGAAAGCGCCCGAAGGCCAAGACAACGAGGCGTTCAAAAACGAAGACACACTCGATGGTAGGAAAGAGCTTGTTATCGCGCCAAGTCAGATCATCGCCGATGGCAGTACAGCCACCTACACCACGGACAATAATGGTAAAATCAATGTTCATGTCACCGTCATGATTAACGCAG GAACTCTAGCCGATTTGAAGAAGCAGCGCGCTCAAATCAGAACCAACGGTAGTCCCCCGGAGACTGTTTGCAATACCAACAGTCACAGCCTGAGCTCCATCCCCGAAGGTAAGGAGAGACCAGCCGTGTCCAACATGGTGCCGAGGTTCTCCGGAAACACCAGCGATGTGGTGGGGGACACCAAGTCGCGCAGGTGCTGTGTTATTATGTAG